One genomic region from Nymphaea colorata isolate Beijing-Zhang1983 unplaced genomic scaffold, ASM883128v2 scaffold0504, whole genome shotgun sequence encodes:
- the LOC116245091 gene encoding uncharacterized protein LOC116245091 has product MGNSSAKLLLIGLDNAGKSTILARIMEPDESVNGITPTIGYKKDKFTRDGVDYYVLDMSGESKYRDLWQSNATTIDDKDKIHGIIFVVDSSDKMRIRVAKSELDLILENRSISNQIPFLFYANKCDIKGACTLEEVQDILDLKNLKREYQIVSCSGLTGKGVQEGIQWLTGLVKLMIESGSR; this is encoded by the coding sequence ATGGGTAACTCATCGGCCAAGCTGCTGCTGATCGGCCTCGACAACGCAGGCAAGTCCACCATACTGGCGCGCATCATGGAGCCAGATGAATCAGTGAACGGAATCACGCCGACTATCGGTTACAAGAAGGACAAGTTTACGCGGGATGGGGTGGACTATTATGTACTGGACATGTCCGGCGAGTCCAAATACCGCGATCTGTGGCAATCGAACGCGACCACCATCGACGACAAGGACAAGATCCACGGCATCATCTTCGTGGTGGATAGCAGTGATAAGATGCGCATACGTGTGGCCAAGAGCGAACTCGATCTGATCCTCGAAAATAGGTCCATTTCCAACCAGATCCCCTTCCTCTTCTATGCCAACAAGTGCGATATCAAGGGGGCTTGCACGCTTGAAGAAGTACAAGATATACTTGATCTTAAAAACTTGAAACGAGAGTATCAAATTGTGAGCTGTTCAGGCCTCACAGGGAAGGGAGTGCAAGAGGGCATCCAGTGGCTAACAGGCCTAGTGAAGCTGATGATCGAGTCTGGGTCCCGTTGA
- the LOC116245092 gene encoding LOW QUALITY PROTEIN: uncharacterized protein LOC116245092 (The sequence of the model RefSeq protein was modified relative to this genomic sequence to represent the inferred CDS: deleted 2 bases in 1 codon; substituted 1 base at 1 genomic stop codon) has translation MQLYKQKIAAAKKGHELLKRKADALKKKFKEVMKDLLDSKKKMGEECKEAFFLMAEAKYAAGEFVRGYRRRGKVAEAVKRSTIRLDKSEENIAGVLIPNLNLKEFEDAENSMSQIGLERGGFSIQKCREKFRGILDLLIQIASLQASFLTLDEKIKVTNRRVNALXHVVVPRFIAIYRYIDQELDEQAREDFFRLKKVLDNKKKHAEEEEKIAEAA, from the exons ATGCAGCTCTATAAGCAGAAGATCGCAGCGGCCAAGAAGGGTCACGAGCTGCTCAAGCGCAAGGCTGACGCCCTCAAGAAGAAATTCAAGGAGGTCATGAAGGACCTGCTCGACAGCAAGAAGAAAATGGGAGAGGAGTGCAAGGAGGCCTTCTTCCTGATGGCCGAGGCCAAGTACGCCGCTGGAGAGTTC GTACGAGGGTATCGACGTAGGGGCAAGGTGGCTGAGGCAGTCAAACGATCCACCATTCGGCTGGACAAGTCCGAAGAGAACATCGCAGGTGTGCTCATCCCCAACCTCAACTTGAAGGAGTTTGAGGATGCCGAGAACTCGATGAGCCAGATCGGCCTTGAGCGGGGAGGATTTTCGATCCAGAAGTGCAGGGAGAAGTTTAGAGGGATTTTGGATCTGCTCATTCAAATTGCATCGCTACAGGCTTCCTTCTTGACCCTTGACGAGAAGATCAAGGTGACAAACCGTCGTGTGAATGCCCTATAGCACGTGGTGGTGCCTCGCTTCATCGCAATCTACCGCTACATCGACCAGGAGCTGGACGAGCAGGCAAGGGAGGACTTCTTCAGGCTCAAGAAGGTGCTCGACAACAAGAAGAAGCACGctgaggaagaggagaagatcGCTGAGGCCGCATAG